DNA from Streptomyces sp. Edi4:
GGGCGGGCTGAACACCGCGCTCGTGCTCGCGCGAGCCCGTCGCACCGTCGCCGTCGTCGACGCGGGGGAGCCGCGCAACGCTCCCTCGGCCCATATGCACAGCTTCCTCTCCCGTGACGGCGTCCCCCCGTCCACCGTCCTCGAGATCGGCCGCACGGAGATCGCGCGCTACGGCGCGGTCCGGATCGAGGGCCGGGTGGACCAGGTGGAGGCCGGCGACGGCGGGGGGTACGTGGTCCGTCTCGACGGCGGCGCGAGCCTGAACGCCCGCCACGTCGTGCTCGCCACCGGCCTGCGCGACCAGCTGCCCGAGATCCCGGGTGTACGCGCGATGTGGGGCGAGGACGTGCACTTCTGCCCGTACTGCCACGGCTACGAGGTCCGCGACCGCCCGATCGTCGTGCTCGGAGTGCACCCCGCCTCCCCCGGCCAGGCGCTGCTGCTTCGCCAGTGGTCGCCGCACATCGTGTACGTACCGCACAGCCGGCCGCTCACCGAAGAGGAGCGCGAGCGCATGGACGCGCGCGGGGTCGAGGTCGTCGAGGGCCCGGTCTCCACGCTCCTGAGCAAGGAAGGCAGGCTGTACGCCGTCGAGCTCGCCGACGGGCGGACGCTGGAGTGCGGCGGGGTGTTCCTCTTCCCGAACATGACGCCCAACGACGGGGCCTTCGACGGCCTCGGGTGCGAGCGCAACGAGCAGGGCTGGCTGGTGACCGACCCGGCGGGCCGCACCACCCGCCCCGGCCTGTGGGCCGTGGGCAATGTGGTGGACTCGCGCGCCCAGGCCGTCACGGCGGCCGGCATGGGCGCCCAGGCCGCCTTCTTCCTCAACCACGACCTCGTGGACGAGGAGATCGAGCGCGACCTCGCCGCGCACCGCGCCGCCACCGGCCGCGCGTCCGACACGCCCGTGCCCACGTCCTGACCCCGCGGACGGCCTCCCCGGACACGGCCCGCGCCCGCCCCCGGCTCACCCGCCGGGGGCGGGCGCGGGCCGTGCCGGGTGCGCACGTACGTGCATGCGCTCGCCCTGGCGGCCGAAGAGGCTCAGGACCTCGACCGGGCTCTCCCCGGCGCTGCCGAACCAGTGCGGCAGCCGGGTCTCGAACTCGGCCACCTCGCCGGCCTCCAGGATCAGATCGTGGTCGGCCAGGACCAGCCGCAGCCGCCCCGAGAGCACGTACAGCCACTCATACCCTTCGTGCGTGCACAGTTCAGGGGTGTCGCGGCTGGCCGGCAGGACCATCTTGTAACTCTGCAAGGGACCCGGCTGGCGGGTCAGCGGAAGCACCGTGTTGCCGTTCACGGCGTGCGCCTTCAGCCGGACGCGAGGATCGCCCACCTCGGGCGCGCCCACCAGTTCGTCCAGGGGGACCCGGTGGGCCTGGGCTATGGGCAGCAGCAGTTCGAGGCTGGGTCTGCGCTGCCCCCCTTCGAGGCGGGACAGGGTGCTCTTGGAGATTCCGGTGGCCTCCGACAGCGCGGCGAGGGTGACACCACGAGCGGTGCGCGCGCGCTTGAGCCGGGGGCCGACGGCGGACAGGGCCTGGGCGATCGTCAGTGACTGCTCCACGTCGCCATTAGACCGAGTGGTTCCTCAAATCGCAACTATAGGTGCCGAGTTGGGGAAGGAGGCGCGCCGCCGAGCCGCAGCACGGCGTGCTGCGGCTCGGCGGCGCGGGGGAGTGTGGACCGGGCGCCCCGGGGTGGGGCCCGAGCGCCCGGGGTGGCTCGGTGCGGCGGGGACGGCTCAGTGCGGCGGGGCGGGGGTCACAGGCCCAGGGAGCGGCCGATCAGCTCCTTCATCACCTCCGTGGTTCCGCCGTAGATCGTCTGCACCCGGCTGTTGGCCCACTCGCGGGAGATGGGGCTCTCCTTCAGATAGCCGTAGCCCCCGTGAATTTGCAGGCAGCGGTTGGCGATGTCGACCTGGAGCTCGGTCGTCCACCACTTCACCTTCGCGGCGTCCGTCACCGAGAGCCGCCCGGCGTTGAGTTCGGCCACACAGTGATCGAGGAACACCTGAGCAATCGTCAACTCGGTGTCCATGGTGGCCAGTTGGAAGCGAGTGTGCTGGAAGCTGCCGATGGTCTGGCCGAAGGCCTCGCGGGTCTTGGCGTACTCAAGGGTGTCCGTCACCATCCGCTCGGCCGCGCCCACCGCCACGGTGGCGATGCTCAGCCGTTCCCGGGGGAGCGCGGCCATCATGTAGGCAAGGCCCGCGTTCTCCTTGCCGAGCAGGTTGTCGGCCGGTACCCGGCAGTCGTCGAAGAACAGCTCGCAGGTGTCACTGGCGTGCCAGCCCAGCTTCTCCATGCGCCGGCCCCGGGTGAAGCCCGGCGCGCCGCGCTCCACCACGATCAGGCTGATGCCCTGCGCGCCGCGCTCGGGGGCGGTCTTGGCGGCGACCACGATGACATCGGAGTTCTCGCCGTTGGTGATGAACGTCTTCTGCCCGTTCAGGACATAGCAGTCGCCGTCGCGGACGGCCGTGGTGCGGATGTCGGCGACGTTGGAGCCCGCGTCGGGCTCGCTCATCGCGATGGCCGCGATCAGCTCGCCCGAACAGAGCCCCGGAAGCCACCTCTTGCGCTGCTCGGGGGTGGTCCGCTGATCCAGATAGGTGGCGATGATGTCGTTGTGCGCCACGAAACCGGGCGCCGTCGCGCGGGCCCACATGATCTCCTGCGACAGCACCGCCGGGTAGCGGTAGTCGCTCTCGCCGCCCCCGCCGTACTCGGGGTCCACGCCGATGCCGAGGAGCCCCGCCCGGCCGGCCTTGCGCCACACCTCCCGGTCCACGATGCCCTCCCGCTCCCAGCGGGCGTGGTGGGGCAGCACCTCCCGGGTCAAGAACTCCCGGCAGGTCACGCGGAACTGCTCGTGCTCGGCCTCGTACCGACTGCGTGCCATGCCGTCACCTCTGCCCGGGGTCGATGTCGTCGACGATGATGGCCAGCGTGTCCTTGGGCCGCTGCACGGCGGCGAAGTGACCGCCGTCGATCTCGACCCGGTGGACGGCGGCCGTGCTGTGCGCGGCCCACTGCCAGACCTTCTCCGGCGGCGCGTAGACGTCCTGCCGGGCCGCGATCAGGGTGAGCGGGAAGTCCACCCGCAGCTCGCCGGCCTCCCGCGCGAACTCGGCCCGGACCGCGTCGTCCTCGCGGAGCATCCCGAGCAGCATCCGGCTCATCGTGGGGTTGGCGAGAACGGCGGAGGGGGTGCCGCCGTCGGCGGCGGTCCTGGCGAGCAGTTCCTCGTCGGACACCGAGTCCAGGAGCGGGCCGGGCCGCTGGAGGGCGGGCGGCACCGCCCCGGACAGCACGGCCCGCTCCGGCGCGAGACCCACCTGGCGGGTGACCTCCGCGGCCACCGCGAGGCTCGTGGTCGAGCCGAAGCTGTGCCCGAAGGTCGCCCAGCGCAGGCCCGGCACCCGCTCCCGTTCCGTCAGCAGGTCGGCCACCACCTGCTCGGCCATGCACCGTACGAGAGCCTGGAAGCCGGCCGCCCCGCGTTCTTGGCGGCGGGTGCCACGGCCCGGCGCGTCCACGCCCCGCACCAGCAGATGTGGCTCGCCCAGCGGCTGCCAGGCGCGGTAGACCAGGGAGGTCGCCCCGGCGTGCGGAAATCCGTAGAGCCGTACCGGGGGCCTTGATTGGGGTCGCACCGTCACTCCTTCGTGCTCCGGGCCAGCTTCTCGGCCAGCATCAAAGTGGTCAGATTGGTGGGCGCACTCGGGATCGCGGGGAAGAGCGAGGCGTCGACGATCCGCAGGTTCTCGGTGCCGTACACCCGCCCCTCCTGGTCGGTGACCGCCGCGGGATCGTCCTCGCGGCCCATCCGGCACGAACCGGCCGCGTGCCAGCCGGGGTTCATGATGTGGCGCACCCCGCTGCGTACGACCCCGTCGTTGGCGACCATCCGGTCGCTCCAGAACTGCGTCTTGGTCAGCCGGCTCGAAAGGCCGGGCGAGTTCAGGAAGTTCCAGGTGCGGCGCACCCCGTGGCACAGCCGCTCCACGTCCTCGGGGTCGGTGCCGATGCCCAGCTCGATGACGGGGGAGGCGCCCGGGTCGCGGCTGTCGAGGAAGACCCGGCCACGGGAGCGCGGGCGCATCAGCATCACCGACATGCCGACGACCAGCGGCCAGCCGAGCCGGTCGGCGAAGCCCGGGATGGTGTGGCTCTCGACGTTGTTGAGCAGCCCCACCTGGATGTCCACGTCGTCGTCGAAGCCGCTGCTCATCCTGGCCGCGACCTGGCGCCAGGGCAGGCCCGGGGTGCACACCCCGTCGGCCGGCTTGGACCAGATGACGACCGAGGGATGGTCCACCAGATCACGGCCCACCCCGGGCAGGTCCGCCACGGGAGTGATGTCCAGGGCCCGCAGCAGAGCGGCACTGCCGACGCCCGAGCGTTGCAGGATGACGGGGGTGCCCACGGCCCCGGCGCTGAGCACGACATGGCGGGCCCGGATCTCGGTGAGCGCGCCGTCGGCCTCGATCTCCACGCCGACGGCCCGGTTCCGCTCGAACAGCACCCGGGTGACCCGGACGCCGGTGCGCAGATGGAGGTTGGGCAGATTGCGGGCGCCGTCGAGGAAGGCGGTGGCCGCGTCGATGCGTTCCCCGTCCACGGTGTTGCCGGGGATCGGGCCGACGCCCGCCTCGCTGCCGCCGTTGAGGTCGGGGAGGTCGGTGACGCCCTGGCGGTTGCACTCCTCCCAGAACGCCGCGTCCAGCGCGTGCACCTCGCCGCGCGGGGTGCGGCTGATCGGCAGCGGCCCGCTGTCGCCGTGCAGCCGGCCGGGGAAGTCGGCGTCGTTCTCGATGTCCTTGTAGAAGGGCAGGACACGCTCCCAGGACCAGTCGGGGTTGCCGGCGGCCTCCCAGACCGCGAAGTCACGGGGCAGACCGCGCAGGGCGATCGCGCCGTTGACCGCCGAGCCACCGCCGACGACCTTGCCGAGCTGATAGGGGAAGCGTTCCCACAGGGCCCGGTTGGCCGGCCGGCCGAGCGGCGCCTGACCGGCGCCCGCGCCCTGCCCGACCAGGTCGTCCCAGCGGCTGCTGGTGCGCAGGTTGGCGCGGTAGTCCCAGTTGTGGCCCGCCAGCACGAGGCGCCCGGCGTCGGCCAGCGGGTGCGAGCGGTCGCGGGGGCGCGGCTGGTCGTCGCCGGCCTCGATGAGCAGGACGTCCCCGCAGTCCCGTTCGGCGAGCCGGGCTGCGGTCACGGCGCCGGCGGAGCCCGCGCCGACGATCACGTACTCCCATTCGCGGGCCGGGGCGGCGTTGTCATGGCGGGTACTCACGCGGCGGACTCCTCGACATTCGCGATCAGTTCGGCGAACGACTCGATCGAGGCGTTCATGAACAGTCCCTCGACCATCTCCTGCTCCATGTCGGCCCCGATGCCGAACTCGGCGCGCAGATGGGCCAGCAGACCGACGGCGTGCAGGGAGTCGCCCCCGATGTCGAAGAAACCCTCCTCGACCCCGAAGTCGCCGTGCCCCAGCTGCTGGGACCAGAGCGCGAACAGCCGCTCCTCGACCCGGTCGCGCGGCGCCACCCGCGCGGAGGCGGTGTCCGACGTCTCGTTCCACGGCGCGGGCAGCGCCTTGTGGTCGATCTTGCCGTTCGTCGTCAGGGGCAGGGTGTCGAGGGCCAGGAACCGGCTGGGCACCATGTAGCCGGGCAGCAGAGCGCTCAGGGCCTCGCGCAGCACGGCCGGGTCCGGATCCGCGCCCGGCTCCGGCACCACATAGGCGGCGATCTGCCGCTGCCCGGTACGGGCGTGGGCGGGCGCGGTGACGAGCGCGGTGCGCACCCCGGGCTGGCGCAGCAGCGCGGCCTCGATCTCGCCGAGCTCGACCCGGTAGCCGTTGATCTTCACCTGGAAGTCCTCGCGGCCCAGGATCTCGATGTCGCCGCCCGGCAGATAGCGTCCGAGGTCGCCGGTGCGGTAGACGCGCTCCCCGGTGACCGGGTGGAGAAGGAAGCGCTCGGCGGTGCGCTCGGGGTCGCCGAGGTAGCCCTGGGCCACGCCGACACCGCCGATGTGGATCTCGCCGGTGACCCCGACCGGGGACGGTTCGAGCCACTGGTTGAACACGTGCATCGTCTGGTTGGCCAGCGGCTTGCCGTAGGGGATGCTCGACCACTCGGGCGGCACGTGCCCGATCGGGTGGTGGATGGACCAGATCGAGCCCTCGGTGGCGCCGCCGAGACTGATCACCCGCATCGCGGGCAGCTTCTCGCGGATCCGGTTCGGCAGGTCCACCGGGATCCAGTCGCCGCTGAGCAGGGCGAGCCGCAGCCGGCAGCCGCGCGGCACCCCGCCCTCGCCGAGCGAGTCGATCCACATGCGCATCGGCGCGGGCACGCTGTTCCAGATGGTGACGCCGTAGCGGCCGATGAGCTGCGACCAGTGGGCGATGTCGTTGCCGCGCGCGGGGTCGGGCACCACGACGGTGCCGCCGGCGCCCAGGACGCCGAAGAGGTCGTAGACCGACAGGTCGAAGCCGGTCGGCGCGAGCGCCATCGTCCGGTCGTCCTCACCGACGCCGAAGCGCCGGTTGATGTCCTGCACGGTGTTGGCGGCGCTGCGGTGGGTGATCATCACGCCCTTGGGCTCGCCGGTGGAGCCCGACGTGAAGATGACATAGGCCAGATCGTCGTGGCCCTGCCGGCGCGCGGGCCGCTCGGCGGAACACTTCCGCGTGGCCTCCTCGTCCAGGGTGAGCACGCTCACCCCCTGCGGCCAGGCGAGCTTGTCCCGCAGGTCCTGCTCGGTGATCACGGCCCGCACGGAGCACCGGGCCAGCAGCTTCAGCCGCCGCTCCTCGGGCAGTTCGGGGTCGATGGCCACATAGGCGGCGCCGGAGTGCAGCACGCCGAGCAGGGCGGAGAACTGGGCGGCGCCCGGCCGCATCGACACGGCGACGATCTCGTTCGGCCCGGCGCCGGGACCTTCGATGAGCCGGTGCGCGAGACGGTGCGCGTCCTCGGTGAGCGCGCGGTAGGTGGTCTCGGCGCCGGGGGTGATGACCGCGATGTGGCCGGGGCGGCGCGCGGCCGCATCGGCGACGAGCTCGTGCAGCAGCGCCGGCTCGATGTCCTGGGTGGTGGCGTTGGCCCGCTCCCGCTCAGTGGCCTGCGCGCTCGGCAGCGGCACGATCCCGCGCGTGGCCTCCCACACCGAGGCGTCATCCACCAGCCGGTCGAGCAGCGTCACATACGCCTCGAACATGGCCTCAAGGGTGCCCTCGGGGAACAGGCCCTCCACCGCGTTCCAGTTGACGCTGAGCCGGTCGTCGAGCTCCAGGATCTGGTTCTCCAGCCACACCTGCGGGGTCCGGCTGTGGTCGTGGACCAGGTCCCCGAACGACTCGAGGCGGCCCGCGTCCGGTGCGCCGGCGCCGAGTGTGCTGGAGAAGACCACGGGCATCGAGGCACGGTTGTCCTCCCTGCGCCGGGCCAGGTCGCGCAGGACCCGGATGCCGCCGTGCGCGGAGTGCGCCAGATCTTCGAGCGCCTGGCGCTGCACGCCGCGCGCCCGCTCCTCGAAGGTCTCATCGGGCCGGCCGCCGACGGCCAGCAGGCTCGGCGCAAGGAAGTCACCCATGACGGAGCCGAGCTGCGGGTGCAGCCCGAGCCGGTGGAACTGGGTGACGGTCAGGGTGAACTCCTGCCGCCGCGACCAGGTCCGCACCACCTCGGCGTACGCGGCGAGCAGCACACCCGACGCGGTGAGGCCGTGCCGCTCGGCGCTCGCGCGCAAAGCTGCCCAGCGCTGCGGCGCGAGCACCGCCCGGTGCCGTACGAAACGGGGGGTGCCCAGCTGCTCGGGCGCCACGGCGAGCGGCAGCTCGGGCGCGGGGGGCAGCGTGTCGAGCCGGCTGGTCCAGTACTCCTCGGCCTCCTCGCCCAGGGTGTCGCCGCGCAGCTCCTCCTGCGCGAGCACATAGTCGCGGAAGGACAGCTCAAGGGGCTCCGGAGCCCAGGAGGGCTCGTCGTAGTGGCGGCGCCACTCGCCGAGGAGCCGGTACAGGCCCCGCATGTCGAGGAAGAGCAGGTCCACGGCGAGGTGCAGCCGCATCCGGCCCCCGTCGAGCAGGGTCGCGCGGATGTCGAACAGTGGCGCCCGGTCCACGGGCAGCACCTGATCCGTCAACTCCGCCCGGATGCGGGCGAGTTCGGCCTCCTGCTCCTCGCTCGCGCGGCCCCGCAGATCGCCGGCGTGGATGACGTACGGGTCCACCTCGTGCGCGGCGAGCACCCGCTGGGTCTGGTCGGGCCCGGCCACCGTGCGCAGTGCGTCGTGCCGCTCGACGACCTTGCGCAGGGCAACGGTCAGCCGGTCCACGTCGAGAGCGGGACAGTCGAACTCCAGGTAGTACTGGCTGGAGATGCCGCCGAGTTCGAGTCCCCGGTGGCGGCCGATCAGATAGGCCTGCTGGATGTCCGTGAGCGGGAACGGCTCGTGCCGGTGCTCCGGCCGCGGCTTGAGGTCGGGCAGCCGGGTGTCGTCCAGGCGGGGGTGGCCGTCTTGGCCGCGCAGCTGTGCGAAAAGATCCTCCATCGAGATCCGCCCCTTTTCATCAGATGCCCCGGTGGGCTTTCGAATTCCCGTACGGAATCGGAGGTTAGGCAGGGCGGCAAACGGTCTCAATACGGTCCGACCGTAGGGACGACCGTAGGGTTCGGTCCGCACTCGACGGCCGCTGGACCGGCGCTGGACTCCCGCTCCACACAGGGGAGTCGGGCATTGACCACGGGCGGGAGCGCGGCGGCATCATCGGGCATGGAAAAGCGAAACTCCCCGGAGAAGACCGGGAAACGCATACTCATCGGAGCCACCGGTTCCATCGCGGTGACCGGGCTTTCGTCGTACATCGAGGCGATGCGCCGAAGGATCGCGGGCAGCACGTTCACGGTCCTCCTCACGCACACCGCGGCCTCGTTCGTCTCACCCGACAGCCTCGCGCTCTTCGCCGAGCGCGTGGTGTACGGGGACTCGCCCGCGCACTGGCCGACCGACAAACCCTCCCGGCTCGCCGGCGACCACGACATCCTCGCGGTCCTGCCGGCCACCGCCCACACCCTCGCCGCCGCGGCCGGCGGCGCCGCCCCCAACCGCGTGATGACGGTGGCGCTCTCGGTGGACTACCCCGTCGTCTACTTCCCGGTGATGGGCGCCAAGATGTGGCAGAAGCCGGCCGTCCAGCGCAACATCGCGCGGATCCGCGAGGACGGCGGGATCGTGAACGAGCCCGAGTGGCACGACGGTTTCGACCCGACCACGGGCACCGCGAGCCACCACCCGGGGCTGCCGGCGCCCGACGCGGTGGCCACCGTCATCGACGAACTCCTCGCCAAACAGCGCTGATTGGCTCCACCGGCCGCACATGACGAGAGGCCCCGCCGGGACCGGCGGGGCCTCTCGTCGTGCGCGGTGGCTCAGGAGGCGATGGCGGTCGCCTCGACCTCGATGAGGAAGTCGGGCTCGGCCAGCGTGGCGACCCCGACCAGGGTGGTGGGACGGATGACGTCCGCGCCCAGCTTGGCGGCGGCGCGCTCGGCGCCCGCGGTGATGGCCTCCCACTTGTCCAGCGACCAGTCCACGACGTACACGGTCAGACGCAGTACGTCGTCGAAGGTGGCGCCGGCGGCTTCGAGGCCGGTGGCGATGTTGAGGTAGACCTGTTCGGTCTGGGCCGCGAGATCACCCATGCCGACGGGCTCGCCGTCGGCGGTGCGGGGGGTCTGGCCGCTGAGGAATATCACCCGGCTGCCGGTACCGACGGCGAGCTGCCGCCATCCGTAGGGCTTGGGAAGGCCGGGCGGGTCCATCGCCTCGACTGCCATGGCACTGTCCTTTCTCGAAGTGCCGTACGGGCAGGGGCGGTTGAGCCTGCCTGCCCGCACGGCTGCTGTGTGGTGCGCGAGGGTGCGGAAGGGTACGTGTGGGAGGGGTGTGGGGTGCGGGGGACCGGGGTCAGCTGTTCTCGCGGCAGGTCGCGTAGTACTTGCGCAGCAGGCTGACCAGCTCGGGGTCGAAACGGGAGGCGAACAGCAGCTCGGCCGGCGGGGTGAACTCCGGGTCGAGCTCATTGGCCCAGGCCAGGGTCGCCGGGCGCAGGTCCATCTCGATCCACTGGTGCCACTCGACGGGAATCGTCCAGTCCTGCTCGTAGCCGATGCCCATCTGGTGGTCGATGAGGACGTCCACGATCTCCTCGCGGGTGCCCGTGGGCAGGGGCTGGCGCAGCGGCGTGAAGCGGTCCAGGTCGGCCAGCGGTTCCTCGCCCAGGATCCGGGCGGCGAAGTCCTGGGCCAGGAGCGGGGAGAGGTGCAGGCCGTCGCGGTAGGTGCCGGTCATGATCCACAGGCCCTTCATGCCGCCCTGGCCGAGCAGCGGGGAGCCGTCCATGGACACCGGGCGGTTGCCGACCTGCACCTTGGCGACGTCGCTGTTCCAGAGGTTGCGGCGGACCTGGCGGTGGGCGCACTGGAGGAGGAAGACGAGGTCACGCATCTCGGCCGTGTCGCGCGGCTCCACGGAGATGACGTTGGTGGCGCCGAGGTAGACGTGCCCGTCGCCGCGCGGCACGACGTGCAGGCCGCAGGCGAAGGAGCGGTTGGGGGTGCGGATGACGCTGTCGGGGATGGTGCCGTCCTGGGTCTTGACCAGGGAGGAGACACCGTAGCCGCTGACCAGGCGCGGGACGCGGGAGCCGATGGGCAGGCTGTCGAGGAGCTCCTGGCTGCGCGCGCCGGCGGCCAGCGTCACATGGTCGGCGCTGATGGTCTGGCCCGAGGTGGTGACGACGCCGGTCACCTGCTCGCCCCGGTGCACGACGCGGGTGGCGAACTCGGCGACGAGGGTGGCGCCGGCCCGGACGGCCGCCTGCTCAAGGCGCTCCAGCAGTGCCGCGGAGTTGACGGCGTGCTCGCCCGGTATGTGGAAGGCCCGCAGCGGCCGGGAGATCGGCTCGGCGTCCACCCAGTCCACGTCGGTGGCGTCGACGTCCTCGAAGGGCTCGTCGTAGCGGGTGAGTTCGGCGCGGATGGCGTTGTAGTTGGCGTCGTCGATCTCGGCCGTGCCGATGGTGTTGAGGATGACGCTCGTGCCGTTCGCCGTCTTCACCGGGGCACCCTCGGTGCCCGCCTCCAGCTCGGCGAGCCACTGCGGCCACAAGTTCTTGGCCTGGATGCCGAGTTCGAGCTTGGCGCGGCCCTGCTCGGTGGCGAGCAGCGAGGTGGTGACCTCACCGAAACAGCCGAGCATCGCTCCGGACGCGGTGGATCCGGCCCAGGGGCGGTGCGGCTGGCCCAGCACGGCGACGCGCTGTCCGCGCTGTGCCAGGACCCATGCGAGCGAAAGCCCGAGGACTCCATTGCCGACAATGGCGACGTCGAAGCCGGCACCGTTCGCGTTCCCGTTGGCGCTCATGACATTCCCATCTTCCGGGGCGGCCCTGCCGCCCTCACCTGTAATCGAACTCGTCTGACCTGGGGCTCATCACTCGATACGGGGTGTCCCGGCAGAGGCCGGGAAGGCGGATCAGCGGCGCTGGAAGGTGTACATCGTGAAGTCCATGTCCACGATTCCGCGCTCGTTGGTGTGGGCGGCGACCACCGGGGACTGCGGGAAGTCGGCCGCGGGCAGTTCGGCGGTCTCGCTGCGGTAGCGGTGGCTCTCGAAACCGGCGTCGGCGGCCGCCCGCAGCAGCTTGTCCTTGTTGCCCATGGCCTCGCTGGTGCCGATGCAGACCGTGCCGCCGGGGGCCAGGTGCCCCGCCACGTCGCGGAAGAACCTGCGCACCATCTCGTATCCGGGGTCGAAGACCGCGCGCTCGATCTGGTCGGCGTAGGGGCGGCTCTCGGGTGCCTCGATGAACGGGGTGTTCCAGAAGACGAGGTCGAAGGTCTCGGTGGGCTCAAGGGCGTCGAACAGGTCACTGGCGAGCGCGGTGACCCGGTCGGCCACGCCGTGCTTGACCGCGTTGCGGCGGGCGTTCTCGGCGGCGGCCGGGTTGATGTCGAGGGCCACCACGCGCTCGCTGCCGTTCTGGGCGGCGAGCACCGCGGCGATTCCCGCGCCGCAGCCCATCTCCAGGAAGCGGCTGCCCTTCTCGTACGGCACCCAGGAGGCGAAAAGGCCGGGGCCCGGGTCGGTATAGGGCGGAAACACGTCGTCGAGCAGTTCCCACTCCTGGTCCAGCAGAGTGAAGACCGTCTGCGTGGGACGGTCCGGGCTCTGGATCTGCGACACCACCCAGTTGCCGAGTTCGTAACCGAGTTTGTTGTCCATGGAGTCCTCCCTCAGGGGGAGCCGCCGGGACATCCTCTGCGAGGATCGCCCTGCGGCTCCCTGTGACGGTTTGCTCGCGGCGTACGAGGAGCGCACGCCCGCGATGGTGCGTGAGCGCGGACCTGGAGCGGGAGCGGGAGGGCGAGGTCAGACCTCGACGGTTCCCGGGCTCCCCGCCCGGCCGCGGGCCATCGTCCGTTCGATCAGGACGACGGGGATGGTGAGGACGGCGATGCCCGCGCCCAGCCAGGGGATGGCGTCAAGACTGGCTCCGGCTCCCATGGCCACGCCCGCCAGGACGGGCACGAGGCTGATGCCGAGCTGGAACATCGAGACGGCGGTGGCCCCCGCG
Protein-coding regions in this window:
- a CDS encoding RidA family protein; its protein translation is MAVEAMDPPGLPKPYGWRQLAVGTGSRVIFLSGQTPRTADGEPVGMGDLAAQTEQVYLNIATGLEAAGATFDDVLRLTVYVVDWSLDKWEAITAGAERAAAKLGADVIRPTTLVGVATLAEPDFLIEVEATAIAS
- a CDS encoding FAD-dependent oxidoreductase, coding for MSANGNANGAGFDVAIVGNGVLGLSLAWVLAQRGQRVAVLGQPHRPWAGSTASGAMLGCFGEVTTSLLATEQGRAKLELGIQAKNLWPQWLAELEAGTEGAPVKTANGTSVILNTIGTAEIDDANYNAIRAELTRYDEPFEDVDATDVDWVDAEPISRPLRAFHIPGEHAVNSAALLERLEQAAVRAGATLVAEFATRVVHRGEQVTGVVTTSGQTISADHVTLAAGARSQELLDSLPIGSRVPRLVSGYGVSSLVKTQDGTIPDSVIRTPNRSFACGLHVVPRGDGHVYLGATNVISVEPRDTAEMRDLVFLLQCAHRQVRRNLWNSDVAKVQVGNRPVSMDGSPLLGQGGMKGLWIMTGTYRDGLHLSPLLAQDFAARILGEEPLADLDRFTPLRQPLPTGTREEIVDVLIDHQMGIGYEQDWTIPVEWHQWIEMDLRPATLAWANELDPEFTPPAELLFASRFDPELVSLLRKYYATCRENS
- a CDS encoding methyltransferase, with the translated sequence MDNKLGYELGNWVVSQIQSPDRPTQTVFTLLDQEWELLDDVFPPYTDPGPGLFASWVPYEKGSRFLEMGCGAGIAAVLAAQNGSERVVALDINPAAAENARRNAVKHGVADRVTALASDLFDALEPTETFDLVFWNTPFIEAPESRPYADQIERAVFDPGYEMVRRFFRDVAGHLAPGGTVCIGTSEAMGNKDKLLRAAADAGFESHRYRSETAELPAADFPQSPVVAAHTNERGIVDMDFTMYTFQRR